The following proteins are co-located in the Aurantiacibacter atlanticus genome:
- a CDS encoding sodium-translocating pyrophosphatase, which yields MDLVLIAVVLGLLAVVYGFITSRQVLGADPGNEKMQEIAGAIQEGAQAYLKRQYTTIAIVGVVVAVLVGIFLGIIPVIGFIIGAILSGVAGFIGMNISVRSNLRTAAAAMTGLQQGLTLAFRAGAITGMLVAGLALLAIAVFFWYLTGPAGHAANSREVIDGLVGLAFGASLISIFARLGGGIFTKAADVGADLVGKVEAGIPEDDPRNPAVIADNVGDNVGDCAGMAADLFETYVVTVGATMVLTALLMKGLGDMLMPMMALPLLIGGACIVTSIIGTYFVRLGGGTNVMGAMYKGFLVTAVLSVPLIWFVIHYALGDMNTPFGDANLGAVDPGAPLSEEGTSSIAVFTGMDLFWSSVIGLVLTGVIIWITEYYTGTGFRPVRSIAKSSETGHGTNVIQGLAISLESTALPTLAIVAGIIGAYQLAGLMGIAYAATSMLALAGMVVALDAYGPVTDNAGGIAEMAGLDESVREKTDALDAVGNTTKAVTKGYAIGSAGLAALVLFAAYTTDLAEFFPNADVDFSLENPYVIVGLLLGALLPYLFGAMGMTAVGRAAGDVVKDVREQFKEKPGIMDYSEKPDYARTVDLVTKAAIKEMIIPSLLPVLAPIVVYFVITAIAGQENGFAALGALLLGVIVGGLFVALSMTAGGGAWDNAKKYIEDGNHGGKGSEAHKAAVTGDTVGDPYKDTAGPAVNPMIKITNIVALLLLAALAANAA from the coding sequence ATGGACCTCGTACTTATCGCAGTTGTGCTGGGACTTCTCGCCGTCGTTTACGGCTTTATAACCAGCCGCCAGGTTCTCGGTGCCGATCCCGGCAACGAAAAAATGCAGGAAATCGCCGGGGCTATTCAGGAAGGCGCGCAAGCCTATCTGAAACGCCAGTATACAACCATCGCGATTGTCGGTGTTGTCGTCGCGGTGCTGGTCGGGATTTTCCTCGGCATTATTCCTGTCATCGGCTTCATCATCGGCGCCATCCTTTCAGGTGTGGCGGGCTTTATCGGGATGAATATCTCGGTGCGGTCCAATCTGCGCACGGCAGCAGCCGCGATGACGGGCCTGCAACAGGGTCTTACCCTGGCTTTTCGCGCAGGTGCCATAACCGGCATGTTGGTGGCAGGCCTTGCCCTGCTCGCGATTGCGGTGTTCTTCTGGTATCTGACCGGCCCCGCCGGCCATGCGGCCAACAGCCGTGAAGTAATTGACGGCCTTGTCGGTCTCGCCTTCGGTGCCTCGCTCATCTCCATCTTCGCACGTCTTGGCGGCGGTATCTTCACCAAGGCCGCAGACGTCGGCGCCGATCTCGTCGGCAAGGTAGAAGCGGGCATCCCCGAGGATGATCCTCGCAACCCTGCCGTTATTGCCGATAACGTTGGCGACAATGTCGGTGACTGTGCCGGCATGGCTGCCGATTTGTTCGAAACCTATGTTGTCACCGTTGGTGCAACCATGGTCCTGACCGCGCTGTTGATGAAGGGCCTCGGCGATATGCTTATGCCGATGATGGCATTGCCGCTGCTGATCGGCGGCGCGTGCATCGTCACAAGCATTATCGGCACCTATTTCGTGCGCCTTGGCGGCGGCACGAATGTGATGGGCGCAATGTACAAGGGCTTCCTTGTCACGGCCGTTCTGTCCGTCCCGTTGATCTGGTTCGTCATCCATTATGCGCTGGGCGACATGAATACCCCGTTCGGCGATGCCAATCTTGGCGCAGTCGATCCGGGCGCTCCGCTGTCGGAAGAAGGCACATCGTCCATCGCCGTGTTTACCGGCATGGACCTGTTCTGGTCTTCGGTAATCGGTCTGGTGCTCACCGGCGTGATTATCTGGATCACGGAGTATTACACGGGCACCGGCTTCCGTCCGGTCCGCTCTATCGCCAAGTCGTCTGAAACAGGCCACGGCACCAATGTGATCCAGGGTCTGGCCATCAGTCTTGAATCGACTGCGCTGCCGACGCTGGCCATCGTGGCCGGTATCATCGGCGCATATCAGCTCGCCGGGCTCATGGGCATTGCCTATGCGGCGACGTCGATGCTGGCACTTGCAGGCATGGTCGTGGCGCTGGACGCTTACGGTCCTGTCACCGACAATGCCGGCGGCATTGCCGAAATGGCTGGTCTGGATGAAAGCGTGCGTGAAAAGACAGACGCGCTGGACGCGGTAGGCAACACTACCAAGGCTGTGACCAAGGGCTATGCCATCGGTTCTGCCGGTCTTGCCGCACTCGTCCTGTTCGCCGCCTACACCACCGATCTGGCCGAATTCTTCCCGAATGCGGATGTCGATTTCAGCCTTGAGAACCCGTATGTGATCGTCGGTCTGCTGCTCGGCGCGCTTTTGCCTTATCTCTTCGGAGCGATGGGCATGACCGCTGTTGGCCGCGCTGCGGGCGATGTGGTCAAGGACGTGCGCGAGCAGTTCAAGGAAAAGCCGGGCATCATGGATTACTCCGAGAAGCCTGACTACGCTCGCACGGTGGACCTCGTGACCAAGGCGGCGATCAAGGAAATGATCATTCCGTCGCTGCTGCCGGTGCTCGCACCGATTGTGGTCTATTTCGTCATCACCGCCATTGCAGGCCAGGAAAACGGCTTTGCCGCACTAGGTGCCTTGTTGCTCGGCGTGATTGTCGGCGGCCTGTTCGTGGCGCTTTCCATGACCGCAGGTGGCGGCGCATGGGACAATGCCAAGAAATATATCGAAGACGGCAATCACGGTGGCAAGGGCTCTGAAGCGCATAAGGCTGCGGTGACGGGCGATACGGTTGGCGATCCTTACAAGGACACTGCCGGTCCTGCCGTGAACCCCATGATCAAGATTACGAATATCGTCGCGCTGCTTTTGCTGGCAGCGTTGGCTGCAAACGCTGCCTGA
- a CDS encoding GNAT family N-acetyltransferase translates to MGKHFHLETRGFPLAGDGCVHGALRGTQAVFSACDWRDMSSVDRISEWDALAQIVAEPNPFFESWFMLPALDALDPQGSVTILKLEVDGRLFGLMPVKRENRYYGYPVPHLRNWVHDNCFLGTPLVARGFERMFWQHLFSWADRRPRMAAFLHLTQMPTTGPVHDALQTYLTPKDNARPAATVMLETRAMLSSTDTSEQYFDQALSTKKRKELRRQQRRLAEMGTLEVEKLDNADAIADWSQNFLALERRGWKGKSGSALACDIATQSLFCGALEGAAQRGRLQRFAMTLDGQPIAMLANFLTAPGAFSFKTAFDEDFARFSPGVLLQRENLAMLDRDDIIWTDSCAAQDHPMIDHFWRERRTIARHSIGIGGPVRRAIFAALARHETRGRGKPLNMTVSA, encoded by the coding sequence TTGGGCAAACATTTTCATCTTGAAACGCGCGGGTTCCCCCTGGCAGGGGATGGCTGCGTTCATGGTGCGCTGCGCGGAACACAGGCGGTTTTTTCGGCATGTGACTGGCGTGACATGTCCTCAGTGGATCGCATTTCCGAATGGGATGCTCTCGCCCAGATCGTTGCCGAGCCCAATCCATTCTTCGAAAGCTGGTTCATGCTTCCTGCGCTCGATGCGCTCGATCCGCAGGGCAGCGTGACCATACTCAAGCTGGAAGTGGACGGCAGGCTTTTCGGGCTGATGCCTGTCAAAAGGGAAAACCGCTATTACGGCTATCCCGTGCCACATCTGCGCAATTGGGTGCACGATAATTGCTTCCTCGGCACTCCGCTGGTTGCGCGGGGGTTTGAACGCATGTTCTGGCAACATCTGTTCAGCTGGGCTGATCGCCGCCCGCGAATGGCTGCTTTCCTGCACCTCACACAAATGCCCACCACCGGGCCGGTGCATGATGCGCTGCAAACCTATCTCACGCCGAAGGACAATGCGCGCCCGGCCGCAACCGTCATGCTTGAAACGCGCGCAATGTTATCCAGCACGGACACTTCCGAACAATATTTCGATCAGGCGCTGTCGACCAAGAAGCGCAAGGAACTTCGCCGCCAGCAACGCCGCCTTGCCGAAATGGGCACGCTTGAGGTGGAGAAGCTGGACAATGCTGACGCAATTGCAGACTGGTCGCAGAATTTCCTCGCGCTGGAGCGGCGCGGTTGGAAAGGCAAATCCGGTTCTGCCCTCGCCTGCGATATTGCTACGCAAAGTCTGTTTTGTGGTGCTTTGGAAGGTGCTGCGCAGCGTGGGCGGCTGCAACGCTTTGCCATGACACTGGATGGCCAGCCCATTGCGATGCTCGCCAATTTCCTCACCGCGCCGGGCGCCTTTTCGTTCAAGACCGCATTTGACGAGGATTTTGCCCGTTTTTCACCTGGTGTGCTTCTTCAGCGGGAAAACCTTGCCATGCTGGATCGCGACGACATTATCTGGACCGATAGCTGCGCAGCGCAGGATCATCCGATGATCGACCATTTCTGGCGCGAGCGGCGCACCATCGCCCGCCATTCCATCGGCATCGGGGGCCCGGTCCGCCGTGCCATCTTTGCCGCCCTCGCCCGCCATGAAACGCGGGGGCGTGGCAAGCCACTTAACATGACGGTATCAGCATGA
- a CDS encoding cupin-like domain-containing protein codes for MTDMTRSIRTRSTSARRTFPATSRDSFKLSYPEGAHKLEHRLMSHPLLDLDALAMLGEVLPADKVEYNRGDVPIGVDGKPEGNGLTIGETIHSIATSNSWAVLKNIEKIAPYAALLKDLLEEIRPVVEPRTGKMMDMQGFVFISSPHAVTPYHFDPEHNILMQLRGRKTMTVYPAGDSCFAPDQSHEAYHTGGARELRWDDAFSSNGHRFNLYRGDAIYVPVMAPHHVRNGKEVSISLSVTWRSEWSFAEADARALNNMLRRWGLKPRAPGRWPARNRIKATAMRIARKIPGLA; via the coding sequence ATGACAGACATGACCCGCTCCATCCGCACTCGGTCGACGAGCGCCCGACGCACCTTCCCAGCCACTTCGCGTGACAGCTTCAAGCTCTCCTATCCCGAAGGTGCCCACAAGCTGGAACATCGGCTGATGTCCCATCCACTGCTCGATCTCGATGCGCTGGCGATGCTTGGTGAAGTCCTGCCAGCCGATAAGGTCGAATATAACCGTGGTGATGTGCCAATCGGCGTCGATGGCAAACCCGAAGGCAATGGCCTCACGATCGGGGAAACCATACACTCTATTGCAACATCAAACAGTTGGGCCGTGCTGAAGAATATCGAGAAAATAGCGCCCTATGCCGCGCTATTGAAAGATCTTCTGGAAGAAATCCGCCCGGTCGTGGAGCCGCGCACGGGCAAGATGATGGACATGCAAGGATTTGTCTTCATTTCCAGCCCCCATGCCGTGACACCCTATCACTTTGATCCTGAACACAATATCCTGATGCAATTGCGCGGCAGGAAGACGATGACGGTCTATCCGGCAGGTGATTCGTGCTTCGCGCCTGATCAGAGCCATGAGGCCTATCATACAGGCGGCGCACGCGAATTGCGTTGGGATGACGCATTTTCCAGCAATGGCCACAGGTTCAACCTTTATCGTGGGGATGCCATTTACGTGCCCGTGATGGCGCCCCATCATGTCCGCAATGGCAAGGAAGTTTCAATCTCACTGTCGGTAACCTGGCGCAGCGAATGGAGCTTTGCAGAGGCCGATGCGCGTGCGCTCAACAATATGTTGCGCCGGTGGGGCCTGAAACCCAGGGCCCCGGGCCGCTGGCCAGCACGCAATCGCATAAAAGCCACAGCTATGCGGATTGCGCGCAAGATTCCCGGGCTCGCTTGA
- a CDS encoding acyl-CoA thioesterase gives MDAFPEKKPTPERIVADLVFLLDLEATGPDIFIGRRRPDGTGRVFGGQAIAQALGAASRTVDQDRPVHSLHAYFLRSGSDELPIEYRVKRDLDGRSFSNRRVVASQQGKPILNFVASFQKVVEGPGHQHPAMPDVLPPEDLVPDAVIRREMAEALPEGRIKQFLERPLPVDFRSVEPRDWQSPQSREPVSNVWFRTISPLPTDLAVHRAVLAYVSDFQLLATAIQPSGKALHQGKVKGASLDHAVWFHEDFSLDEWLLFRTDSPWSGHARGFSRGEIFSRDGRLVASVTQEGMLRHL, from the coding sequence ATGGATGCCTTTCCCGAAAAAAAACCGACGCCCGAAAGGATTGTCGCCGATCTCGTCTTTCTCCTCGATCTGGAGGCCACCGGTCCGGATATTTTCATCGGCCGAAGACGGCCTGACGGAACCGGACGTGTGTTTGGCGGGCAAGCCATTGCGCAGGCACTTGGCGCAGCCAGCCGCACTGTAGACCAGGATCGCCCTGTCCATTCGCTTCACGCTTATTTCCTGCGTTCGGGCAGCGATGAATTGCCTATCGAATATCGCGTAAAACGTGATCTGGACGGGCGCAGCTTTTCCAATCGCCGCGTTGTGGCCAGCCAGCAGGGCAAGCCTATCCTCAATTTTGTCGCGTCTTTCCAGAAGGTGGTGGAAGGTCCGGGCCACCAACATCCCGCGATGCCCGATGTTCTACCGCCAGAGGACTTGGTGCCAGATGCCGTAATTCGCCGCGAAATGGCCGAGGCCTTGCCAGAAGGACGGATCAAGCAATTTCTGGAACGACCCCTTCCAGTGGATTTTCGATCAGTAGAACCGCGCGACTGGCAATCTCCGCAGTCACGCGAGCCGGTCAGCAACGTGTGGTTTCGCACAATTTCCCCATTGCCAACCGATCTGGCAGTGCATCGCGCGGTCTTGGCCTATGTTTCGGATTTCCAGCTCCTCGCAACGGCAATCCAGCCATCCGGGAAGGCGTTACATCAGGGGAAGGTCAAAGGGGCCAGCCTCGATCACGCAGTATGGTTTCACGAGGATTTCTCGCTCGACGAATGGCTCCTCTTTCGCACTGACAGCCCGTGGTCCGGCCACGCAAGGGGCTTTTCCCGAGGTGAAATTTTTTCACGCGATGGGCGTTTGGTGGCAAGTGTTACGCAGGAAGGTATGTTGCGGCACCTTTGA
- a CDS encoding serine hydrolase produces MKVLASLIALTLAAISPAAQAQDVAAVAPVSRPALDYEAELQRTLEGYDSTGMVASVLIDGEMVYLGALGTAEEGSNRPVTTDMAFPIASISKAFTTTALAILVDRGKVDWDAPVRRYIPEFAMYDPWVSEHFTVRDALTHRSGLPLGAGDLLIWPDGNAAPADVIAALPHLRPSTGFRDGYAYDNLLYIVAGEIVERVSGDSWADFVTDELLVPIGLTGCAAQMDRIPEGMSVVTGHERAANADAGVPVDERLQFSPTWSAAGGIFCTAGDMMTWAKFWLDDGVTQRSERLLSEAQLAEVWTGVTPVSAPGFLKASGSSHLALYSLGWFVQDYEGTLMVRHSGGAPGVVSNLILLPEKGIAIFASSNDYRPAAHSFTYHIANALIADEKRDLIADLGAAFRSAEQNGEVLIADMVQAPGAPSAPDLALPAYAGTYRDAWYGDVHISQDADGLFIDMSRSEILDGALTHFSGNRFAAFWPDSSLKADAYVDFLVEDGAVTGLTMQAISDLTDFSYDFHDLQLQRVN; encoded by the coding sequence ATGAAAGTTCTGGCAAGTTTGATCGCTTTGACGCTGGCCGCCATATCTCCGGCTGCACAGGCACAGGACGTCGCTGCTGTCGCGCCAGTCAGCCGGCCCGCGCTCGATTACGAAGCGGAATTGCAGCGAACCCTTGAAGGTTACGATTCCACCGGCATGGTCGCTTCGGTGCTGATCGATGGCGAAATGGTGTATCTCGGCGCATTGGGCACAGCAGAAGAAGGCAGCAACCGCCCTGTCACCACCGACATGGCCTTTCCCATCGCGTCAATCTCAAAGGCTTTCACCACTACAGCGCTCGCAATCCTTGTGGATCGCGGCAAGGTCGATTGGGATGCGCCTGTGCGCCGCTACATTCCCGAATTTGCAATGTATGATCCGTGGGTGAGCGAACATTTCACCGTGCGCGATGCGCTCACGCACCGATCCGGCCTTCCGCTCGGCGCAGGCGATTTGCTCATCTGGCCCGATGGCAATGCAGCCCCGGCAGACGTAATCGCCGCCCTGCCGCATTTGCGCCCATCCACCGGATTTCGGGACGGCTACGCCTACGACAATCTGCTCTACATCGTCGCGGGTGAAATTGTGGAGCGGGTTTCCGGAGATAGCTGGGCCGATTTCGTCACCGATGAACTGCTTGTTCCCATCGGCCTGACGGGATGCGCTGCTCAGATGGACCGTATTCCTGAAGGAATGTCGGTTGTGACAGGGCATGAACGCGCCGCCAACGCAGACGCCGGCGTGCCGGTGGACGAACGGCTGCAATTCTCTCCCACATGGTCTGCGGCTGGCGGCATTTTCTGCACCGCAGGCGACATGATGACCTGGGCCAAATTCTGGTTGGATGACGGGGTTACACAAAGGAGCGAGCGCCTGCTCAGCGAAGCGCAGCTGGCAGAAGTCTGGACAGGGGTGACGCCAGTGTCAGCTCCCGGCTTTCTGAAGGCCAGCGGCTCAAGCCACCTCGCGCTCTATTCGCTGGGCTGGTTCGTGCAGGATTACGAGGGAACATTGATGGTGCGCCATTCAGGCGGCGCGCCGGGCGTGGTCAGCAATCTGATTCTGCTGCCCGAAAAAGGTATCGCGATTTTCGCATCGTCGAATGATTACCGACCGGCAGCACACAGCTTCACTTATCACATTGCCAACGCGCTTATTGCAGATGAGAAGCGTGATCTGATTGCGGATCTGGGCGCAGCTTTCAGGTCGGCAGAGCAAAACGGAGAAGTCCTGATCGCCGACATGGTGCAGGCGCCCGGTGCCCCCAGCGCGCCTGACCTTGCGCTTCCCGCCTATGCTGGCACCTATCGGGATGCCTGGTATGGGGATGTCCATATTAGTCAGGACGCTGATGGGCTATTTATCGATATGAGCCGTTCGGAAATTCTGGATGGCGCATTGACGCATTTTTCCGGCAATCGCTTTGCCGCTTTCTGGCCCGATTCATCGTTGAAGGCTGATGCCTATGTCGATTTTTTGGTGGAAGATGGCGCGGTGACCGGCCTGACAATGCAGGCAATCTCCGACCTCACCGATTTCTCCTATGATTTCCATGACTTGCAATTGCAGCGCGTAAACTGA
- a CDS encoding universal stress protein: MRSLLLHVHDEPAFDARLQVALDLARAFKSHLTLLHTIPFTMVMPIDPYGMTAAELSPSAKVAADEFRIRIEARLTGEDVAWDWAAEFGLASSQILEHAALSDLAILGAGNSDDSKSASKLAGMLAMQCRTPILVVPDKARGIDPGGAAVVCWNGSQEASRALRAAVPLLQAASAVTLIQVAETDEQEEGLLPPTAAARFLNRHDIDCEIAEIARDGRNVGALLRDEAQAREAHFMVMGAYGVPRLFETLFGGVTRTVLTDPQVPVLLAH; encoded by the coding sequence ATGCGATCACTATTGCTTCATGTTCACGATGAACCGGCCTTCGATGCACGGTTGCAGGTCGCTCTTGATCTGGCGCGCGCATTTAAAAGCCATCTCACATTACTGCACACCATACCTTTCACTATGGTGATGCCGATTGATCCCTATGGCATGACTGCTGCCGAACTCTCGCCCTCTGCCAAGGTCGCCGCAGATGAATTTCGCATTCGTATCGAAGCACGGCTGACAGGCGAGGATGTCGCATGGGACTGGGCCGCGGAATTTGGCTTGGCTTCGTCACAGATTCTCGAACATGCGGCGCTGAGCGATCTGGCGATACTTGGCGCGGGCAATAGCGATGACAGCAAGAGCGCATCAAAACTGGCGGGAATGCTGGCAATGCAATGCCGGACGCCGATACTGGTGGTGCCGGATAAGGCGCGCGGAATAGATCCCGGCGGTGCGGCAGTGGTCTGCTGGAACGGATCGCAAGAGGCATCGCGCGCCTTGCGCGCAGCTGTGCCCCTGTTGCAGGCGGCCAGCGCGGTCACGCTCATCCAGGTCGCGGAAACAGACGAACAGGAAGAAGGATTGTTGCCGCCGACGGCAGCCGCCCGCTTCCTCAACCGGCACGATATCGATTGCGAGATTGCGGAGATCGCAAGGGACGGGCGCAATGTTGGCGCCCTTTTGCGTGATGAGGCGCAAGCGCGTGAAGCACATTTCATGGTGATGGGCGCCTATGGCGTGCCTCGCTTGTTCGAAACGCTCTTCGGCGGTGTCACCCGCACTGTACTGACCGATCCCCAAGTGCCCGTGCTACTGGCGCACTGA
- the uvrC gene encoding excinuclease ABC subunit UvrC: MSRSKAGSPPDPRGKERFNEERAAYTVKGNAQPDLDGGITAIREVVKTLKPKPGVYRMIDARGDVLYVGKARSLKARVANYTQIKGLTNRLQRMVSQTRGMEIVTTNSEAEALLLEAQFIKRFRPPYNVLLRDDKSFPFIHLRESHDFPRIMKHRGARKAKGAYYGPFASAGSVNTTINALQKLFLLRSCTDSFFARRDRPCLLYQIKRCSAPCVGRIDKEGYDRLIREAKDFLGGKSGAVQAQIEQQMAQAAEALDFETAALLRDRLRAATFIQGSQAVNAEGVGDADVFALSAKGGHVGIQGFFVRGGQNWGHRAFFPSHVQDVEDAEVLARVLAQFYEEVPPPPHILVDRELPEQALLEEAFAKLAGRKVSISIPQRGERRRLMKQASRNATEALDRRLAESGTQAKVMRELTEFLELPEVPARIEIYDNSHIQGSKAVGAMVVVGPEGFIKNQYRKFNIKSAQTNDDFGMMREVLERRFSRAMKEDPDREKAGVWPDLVLIDGGKGQMSAVRDTLEELGIEDVPLIAIAKGPHHGREGREVFHFPDGREKTLPTNSPVLFYMQRLRDESHRFVIGAHRAKRSRAITASPLDEIPGIGPARKRALLLHFGTASKVRAAALADLKRVPGISESGAQKIYDFYHAR, translated from the coding sequence ATGTCGCGCAGCAAAGCAGGTTCTCCGCCCGATCCACGGGGCAAGGAGCGTTTCAATGAAGAACGCGCAGCCTATACGGTAAAGGGCAATGCGCAGCCTGATCTGGACGGTGGCATCACTGCAATCCGCGAAGTGGTCAAAACGCTGAAGCCCAAGCCTGGCGTTTACCGCATGATCGATGCGCGCGGCGATGTGCTATATGTCGGCAAGGCGCGTAGCCTGAAGGCGCGGGTGGCCAATTACACGCAGATCAAGGGGCTGACGAACCGCCTTCAGCGCATGGTTTCGCAGACGCGTGGCATGGAAATCGTGACCACCAATTCAGAGGCCGAAGCGCTGCTGCTGGAAGCGCAGTTCATCAAGAGATTTCGCCCGCCTTACAATGTGTTGTTGCGCGATGATAAGAGTTTCCCTTTCATCCATCTGCGCGAAAGCCACGATTTTCCGCGCATCATGAAGCATCGCGGAGCGCGCAAGGCTAAGGGCGCATATTATGGCCCCTTCGCCAGCGCGGGATCAGTCAATACGACGATCAATGCGCTGCAGAAACTATTCCTCCTAAGGTCTTGCACAGACAGCTTTTTTGCACGTCGGGATCGACCGTGCCTCCTGTATCAGATCAAGCGGTGCAGTGCGCCATGTGTCGGGCGGATCGACAAGGAAGGCTATGATCGGCTGATCCGCGAAGCGAAGGATTTCCTTGGCGGCAAATCGGGCGCTGTGCAGGCGCAGATAGAACAGCAGATGGCGCAAGCGGCCGAAGCGCTTGACTTCGAAACTGCAGCGCTGCTGCGTGACAGGCTGCGGGCCGCGACTTTCATTCAGGGATCGCAGGCCGTCAATGCCGAAGGGGTAGGCGATGCCGATGTTTTTGCCCTGTCGGCCAAGGGCGGCCATGTCGGCATCCAGGGCTTTTTCGTGCGCGGGGGGCAGAACTGGGGTCATCGCGCGTTTTTTCCCAGTCATGTGCAGGATGTGGAAGACGCCGAAGTGCTGGCGCGCGTGCTTGCGCAGTTTTATGAAGAGGTGCCGCCGCCGCCGCATATCCTCGTCGATCGCGAATTGCCTGAACAGGCGCTGCTTGAAGAAGCTTTTGCAAAGCTGGCGGGGCGCAAGGTCAGCATTTCCATCCCGCAGCGCGGCGAAAGGCGCCGCCTGATGAAGCAGGCCAGCCGCAATGCAACGGAAGCGCTGGACAGGCGACTGGCTGAAAGCGGTACACAGGCAAAGGTCATGCGCGAATTGACTGAATTCCTCGAATTACCGGAGGTGCCCGCGCGGATCGAGATTTATGACAACAGCCACATTCAGGGCAGCAAGGCAGTTGGCGCAATGGTGGTGGTGGGGCCAGAAGGCTTCATCAAGAACCAATATCGCAAGTTCAATATCAAGAGCGCGCAGACCAATGACGATTTCGGCATGATGCGCGAAGTGCTGGAACGCCGCTTTTCCCGTGCCATGAAGGAAGATCCGGACAGGGAGAAGGCGGGCGTGTGGCCTGATCTTGTGCTGATTGACGGCGGCAAGGGGCAAATGAGCGCCGTGCGCGACACGCTGGAGGAATTGGGCATAGAGGACGTGCCGCTGATCGCGATTGCCAAGGGCCCGCATCACGGGCGCGAAGGGCGCGAAGTATTCCACTTTCCCGATGGACGTGAAAAGACGCTGCCAACGAATTCGCCGGTATTATTCTACATGCAGCGCCTGCGTGACGAATCGCACCGCTTTGTCATTGGCGCACACCGAGCCAAGCGCAGCCGCGCCATCACGGCATCTCCGCTGGACGAAATCCCTGGCATCGGTCCAGCGCGAAAACGCGCATTGCTGCTGCATTTCGGCACCGCCAGCAAGGTGCGTGCAGCCGCGCTGGCCGATTTGAAACGCGTGCCGGGCATCAGTGAGAGCGGCGCGCAGAAAATCTACGATTTCTACCACGCGCGCTAA
- a CDS encoding APC family permease codes for MNPADKLPRTVGFWGTALFPVNGMIGSGIFAMPAILVAAVGNFAPWMMLLGALIILPLAWVFAALAMRFDGHGGPVLYANAAFGKFAGFQSGWMRYASAVVAVAANAHVAIAYLAVLFPALEDPFLRSVATIAFIAFVTVINLVGMRASVRVLGTMTIIKLAPLVVLTIVGLLTHDPAVGLTLPQFTDFESVVLLTFYAYMAFENANFPAGELRNPRRTIPLALMTTLAAVALFYMLVIWAYLAIAPDAGGGESALAAAAGEIAGQAGVVVISLAAAFSVAANTLNGGIVVPRMTYGMAEQGTLPAVFAHVSPRFQTPDVSILFYGGIAILFSFWGGFAALAVASTLSRLVTYLLSALALPVLERRDGDQTPWWHLVIALLAAVATLWVASHASAKAFQMLGLIFAVGTILFFFAAHPRRYPFSSEA; via the coding sequence ATGAACCCAGCGGATAAGCTGCCGCGCACGGTAGGTTTTTGGGGCACGGCGCTGTTTCCCGTGAATGGCATGATCGGTTCTGGCATTTTCGCCATGCCGGCCATTCTGGTAGCCGCGGTTGGAAATTTCGCCCCGTGGATGATGCTGCTGGGCGCATTGATCATTCTGCCGCTGGCATGGGTATTTGCGGCCCTGGCCATGCGGTTCGATGGTCACGGCGGGCCAGTGCTGTATGCCAACGCCGCTTTCGGGAAATTTGCCGGCTTTCAATCGGGCTGGATGCGTTACGCTTCAGCCGTAGTGGCCGTGGCGGCAAATGCGCATGTCGCCATCGCTTATCTGGCGGTCTTGTTTCCTGCTCTTGAAGATCCCTTTCTGCGCTCTGTCGCCACGATCGCGTTCATCGCCTTTGTAACCGTGATCAATCTGGTGGGAATGCGCGCATCGGTTCGCGTCCTTGGGACAATGACGATAATCAAGCTTGCGCCGCTTGTCGTGTTGACCATCGTCGGCCTGCTTACCCATGACCCCGCAGTGGGCCTAACCCTTCCTCAATTCACTGATTTTGAAAGCGTCGTTCTGCTGACATTCTATGCGTATATGGCGTTTGAGAATGCGAATTTTCCGGCTGGTGAATTGCGCAACCCGCGCCGCACCATTCCGCTCGCCTTGATGACTACGCTGGCAGCAGTCGCGCTTTTCTACATGTTGGTCATTTGGGCATATCTGGCAATCGCGCCCGATGCAGGTGGCGGTGAGAGCGCGCTGGCTGCTGCCGCCGGAGAGATTGCCGGACAAGCGGGCGTGGTGGTGATTTCGCTGGCTGCGGCCTTCTCTGTTGCGGCAAATACACTCAATGGCGGGATCGTCGTGCCACGCATGACCTATGGCATGGCAGAACAAGGGACACTTCCTGCCGTTTTTGCCCACGTGTCACCACGCTTTCAGACGCCAGACGTTTCGATCCTTTTTTACGGTGGTATTGCCATTCTTTTCAGCTTCTGGGGCGGGTTTGCTGCACTGGCGGTGGCCAGCACGCTGTCCCGACTGGTCACCTATCTGCTTTCTGCACTGGCCTTGCCCGTGCTGGAACGAAGGGATGGCGATCAAACGCCATGGTGGCATCTGGTTATCGCATTACTGGCAGCTGTCGCCACCCTGTGGGTTGCCAGTCATGCAAGCGCAAAGGCGTTCCAGATGCTCGGCCTGATTTTCGCGGTTGGCACCATCCTGTTCTTCTTCGCTGCGCACCCGCGGCGGTACCCTTTCAGCAGCGAGGCTTGA